Proteins from one Ahaetulla prasina isolate Xishuangbanna chromosome 2, ASM2864084v1, whole genome shotgun sequence genomic window:
- the LOC131191029 gene encoding bromodomain-containing protein 8-like — protein sequence MGHMWTWLESKEEYFTESEKSSCCKSLCSSPDCSLDFDLKELSSWRETEDDAQEKLEESSSQEATSQLEAGDSTAWEYANEGEQDESGKCKEDAFLRFLSEVTYLIEPVRVSNPYLAQGFSGAGEQNGRLAMAHKGATNGSLVAKEAESGQESHSEIFKKQAKERRGNWALQVLEGLPDVNLEAEATEGLPGLYEEPGCSKFQDSRFDEDSGKKVTHYLMASTAETDVDEASTLELMTQTPCEWKIRKKEMPPAKMEVAVENTEDQSEDWKDSDFHLSYSNDDSSPYGTPLISSPSTSTASLPLMHLSQDDPFQQHLLFKKTLLSIWKMVAGHRYSGPFLKPVSEKQAPGYKDVVKRPMDLSSIKRNLSKGQIQHMVQFQRDLMLMFQNAIMYNNSNHHIHRIAVEMQQEVLEQLQLLGEALLSSDEMRGFVRRC from the exons ATGGGTCACATGTGGACCTGGCTGGAATCCAAAGAAGAATATTTTACTGAGTCTGAGAAGAGCAGCTGCTGCAAATCTCTCTGTAGTTCTCCAGACTGTAGCTTAGACTTTGACCTAAAGGAACTGAGCAGCTGGAGAGAAACGGAAGATGACGCTCAGGAGAAGTTAGAAGAGAGCAGCAGCCAGGAGGCAACTAGCCAGCTGGAAGCCGGTGACTCCACAGCGTGGGAATATGCTAATGAAGGAGAGCAAGATGAGAGTGGAAAATGCAAAGAGGATGCCTTCTTGAGGTTTCTGTCTGAG GTGACATATTTAATAGAGCCCGTTCGGGTTAGCAACCCTTACTTGGCACAGGGATTCTCTGGTGCTGGAGAGCAGAATGGAAGGCTTGCCATGGCTCACAAAGGTGCCACGAACGGATCGCTTGTAGCCAAAGAGGCAGAATCGGGGCAGGAAAGTCAttcagagatttttaaaaagcaagctaaggagagaaggggaaattGGGCACTGCAGGTCTTGGAAGGGCTGCCAGACGTGAACTTGGAAGCAGAGGCCACAGAAGGACTTCCTGGTTTGTATGAGGAGCCTGGATGCTCTAAGTTTCAGGATAGCCGGTTTGATGAGGATTCAGGAAAGAAAGTCACACACTACCTGATGGCCAGTACAGCAGAAACGGATGTAGATGAGGCCTCAACTTTAGAACTTATGACACAAACTCCTTGTGAATGGAAAATACGAAAGAAAGAGATGCCACCAGCTAAAATG GAGGTGGCTGTGGAAAACACTGAAGATCAAAGTGAGGATTGGAAAGACAGTGATTTCCATTTGAGTTATAGCAATGACGACTCCAGTCCTTATGGAACACCCCTAATAAGCTCTCCTTCCACAAGTACAGCCTCTCTGCCTTT AATGCACTTGAGTCAAGATGATCCATTTCAACAGCATTTGCTCTTCAAGAAAACTCTGTTATCTATCTGGAAGATGGTTGCTGGCCATAG ATACAgcggtcccttcctgaagccGGTTTCAGAGAAGCAGGCTCCTGGTTACAAAGATGTGGTTAAGAG GCCAATGGATCTTTCCTCCATAAAGAGAAACCTGTCCAAAGGCCAGATTCAGCACATGGTCCAGTTCCAACGCGATCTCATGCTGATGTTTCAGAATGCCATCATGTACAATAACTCCAACCACCACATCCATCGCATTGCTGTGGAGATGCAGCAGGAAGTGCTGGAGCAACTCCAGTTGTTGGGCGAGGCACTCCTGAGCTCAGACGAAATGCGAGGATTTGTGAGAAG GTGCTGA